CTCAGGGATCGCGTGCCGACAGCGGCGCGTACGAATCAAGCTTGGCCGGATCGCTGGATGCGGTTGTCGTCCCGGTAGGTGATGTCGACGGCAACGGATCCGTCACCGCACTCGACGCCTTGCAAGTCATCAACTTCCTCGGCCGCAACAAATCATCCGCAGCAGGCGAATCGGCCGGTGCGGAAGTAGTCGCATCCACCAACTTGGATGTGAACGGCGATGGCCGAGTCACGGCTATCGATGCCCTGATGATTCTCAACTCGATCGGACGATCAAAAACAGCAACCGACATCGGTGAAGTAGCGGATCTTCAACAGGATACCGAGATGCTCAGCCCAATCGAATCGGTGCTCGAGCAACGTCGTCGGGTGATCGATGACTTGCTTTTGCAACAGTTGGCGAACGACGCCTTCACTGCACGGGCAGCGAGATAAATCGAGACGAGCGAGCGAGGTCCAGATTAAGTCACATTATTTACAATCAACAGAAGAGTTTTTAAATGCCACGATTATTGAGTGGATTGGCCTTGGGAGCCATCGTCCTATTTGCAACACCATCACAAGCCGCAATCATCAGCGAGTTTGCGCCTGACCAGCCCGGCATCGATGGTCTTCAGCAGAGAATTGAGTTGAGCGGACTGCCGGGAATGAGCTTCAGCGGTTTCGTATTGGGAATCGGTGGTGAGTCGAATAGGTTTGGGACAGTCGACACGGTTTCAAGAATATCGGGAACATTTGATCCCAACGGGTTGCTCGTTTCAACGATCGGTGATTTGCTCGATCCCTCCCATACGATTGTCCTTGTCGAAGATTACGACGAATCAGCGGGGCCTACTGACATTGATACCAACGACGACGGTATCGCCGACAACCTAAGTCGTTTGGTAGGAATCCAAGATGCAATTGGAATCGCCGATTCGATGACGGACCTCTCCCGATTGTACGGTTCACAGCTTGGCGGTCAGGACTTCGCTTTCACGGGCGATCAACCTCAACTCGTCTTTCGTGATGCATCAGTGGGCAATTGGTACGCCATCAATAATCCTCCAAACGGTCAAGTCTTCGACATCAATGCGAGCGATGTTGCGTCAAGCAGCACGTTCAATGGGAATCCGTTCATTGACAGCTTTGGTGCGATCAACCCTTCGGTCATTTCCGCTGTGCCTGAACCGTCAACGACTCTGGCGATCGGGACCTCATTTGCAATATGCTTTATCCGCCGAAATCGCCGTCGTAGAAGCAAGACGATTTGAGCGTGCGTTATCGGTTGTCGGAAATCCCATCGTCGTCTTTGTCGACGATTCCCGATAGTGGGTCGCCCACGGCGGCTTGCCAGGCGATCTTTCGAAACACCTTGTCGAGTGCGGGGCTTGGATAGGTGTCTGTGCTGTGGGCCGATTCGGCGGTCGTGTTCATCAACTCGGGCGATCGACCGTACAAGGTTGCGTAGAAGACATAACCTTCCAGTTTTTCCATGCCGCGACCAAGGTGACCAAGCCTATCTCGCCAAAGCGACCTTTCTTTGCCGCCCAACACCGAGTGTACTCCCTCGACACCCGGCAATTCGCCACGGTGGAACGCTTCGACTGCCAACACCATCGCAAGCGACGTTGGCAGCACGAACACGCGGTCGTTGTATCGTTTATTTAATTGGTCGATGATGCTTCGGTAGTTGTCGCGTTTCTCTTGGTGCATCTTTGTAACCACTTCGGTGGTCAGTTCTTCTTCGCGCCGCGGGGTAGGAGAAAGCTGTTCGAGTTGTGGCCAGGCATCAGCCATGTAGAACTTCATGTCGGGGTTGTACTTCAGACAGAAGTCGATCCAGCACGAGTAGTACTCTGGACGATCGTTGTAGTACGGCCCCCACATCATCGCATCCCATTTTGCGCCGGCGATCGAGCTGAGCAATTTGGGCGTTGGCTTGCGATCGAATTGAAAGATGCCGTTTTCCTGTTCCCATTTGTAACGGGCACTTCCAGTCATCCCTCCCCCGACATGAGTTAGCAGCCCCTGTTGTTCGAATCCTGCCGCTTTGGCAATCGCAGGCAGCGTGCTGAAGCCCGGCGTCATGAAGCTATGTCCTGTGGCAACGATGCGGAGGGAACCATCGGTCGGTTTGGTCAGCGATGTCACGGGTGGCATGTCAGTCTTGCCAGACCCAAGCAACGTTGCAGCGATTTGATCGGGGGTTTGGTAACACATCGCGTGATCCGGAAAACGGTCGGCGTTCCAACCGGGATGTACTTCAAACGTCTTCGCGACACCGCTGCGAGGGTTTTTTCGATTTGCCGATCCTGGGCGTTTTGAGTTTGGCTCGGTCGCTAGCGAAGTGGGATCGGAACCCAGTGTCGCTGTAGCGGTTTGGGCGATCGCGTCGTCTGCTGCAAACCAAAGCAAGCCGATGACGCAATAGGCCAAAGGTAGAAAACATCGGTTGATTTTCATCGATACCTTTCCAGAGGGACTGTTCATTCAAGTCAAACAGCGATGAACATTTGGCGATTGTAAGCCACGATTGGCCCAATGCTGTTGTCCGAAGCAAGACTCGGAATTGTCCAATTTACCATCGCGTCGCTAACTACGTGCGTCTGGTTGTTTCGAAGGTCCCCCAGTTTGTGTCAGTTCGGACCAAATGCTTAGTTGTGTGCATGCAGGCACGGCGACGCGCGCGTTTAAGCTCACTTGTAGACTCAATCAGCCGCACTTTGATCCGTTCTCGGTTTGGTATCTCTTTTGCGATGGGGATATTCCAGCAATCGAGTTGTTGAGAACAAAGCATAGCAACGCTTCCGATCGGCGTTTTGCTGGCGAATGCGAGTTAGTACTCGGGAACACGGTTGCGATTTGCACGGGGATGATCCGAGGGGGGGCCTAGTGGTCAATGAGCCAGTGACGCCAAGTCGATTGCGGGACGTTCAACTTGGATGCGACTTACCCGAGGTGGATCAGCAGACCATTGCCAACCACGGCCGGTTGATAAGGCTAGCGGAGGGCGAAACGGTCTTTCGCGAAGGCGAGCGGCACTCATGGGTTTACTGGATTGTCGATGGCAGCGTGGCGCTTGAAATGACCACGGGCGGCACAGCCCCAATGTCACTATTAACACTCGGCCGAGCTGATTTGTTGGCGTGGTCCACGATGCTCGGCAATCGCCGCATGATTTCGACGGCAACCGCGACGAGCCCTGTTGAGTTGCTGGCCTTTGACGCTAACGAACTACGCGAACTCTGCCAGTCGAATCACGAGATCGGTTATCAAATCATGACTCATGTCGCCAAACAATTGGCCAGTCGTTTGTTGGCAACCCGGTTGCAGTTACTCGACCTTTTTAGCCACCCGAGCGAGTGTGACCAATGAACGCGACGCAACCATTGGCTCATTTCTTGAAGCTCGGTGATCTGCAGAGTCTTGTCGATGCATTGTTACAGCAAGGTTTTGATGTTGTCGGGCCCACAATCGAGCAGAACGCGATTGTGTACCGGAGTATCCGCGACGTGCAGTCGCTTCCGCAGGGATGGTCCGATCATCAGGAGCCCGCGGTCTACCGAATTCAAAAGACGCAGTCGCAACAGCGTTTCCGATTTAACAGCAGTCCCGACTCGTGGAAACGGTTCTTCTTTCCGGCAACGTCCGAAATCGGAACTGCAAAACTTGCCGGTGATGGATGGAAGTTCGAGACACCCGAGGAGCCGACACCACGTATCGCACTGCTGGGTGTGCGAGCTTGTGATCTAGCTGCGATCGCGGTGCAGGACCGAGTCTTTCGCGACAACCAATATGTCGACGCGGCCTACAAGCGTCGTCGATCGGCCGCGTTGATTGTGGCCGTCAATTGCTCGACTGCGGCCAGCACTTGCTTTTGCACTTCGATGGGGACGGGGCCGGAATGTGAGAGCGGTTTTGATCTGTTGCTAACCGAAACCCCGTCCGGCTATGTGATCCGACCCGGCTCGACCCGCGGCGAACAACTGGTTGGCGAATTGCCAACGACGGTTGCCACGGCGGCTCAAACCGACCACGCCAAGGAAGAATCTGAAAACGCGAGGCAGCAAATTTCTAAGCGTTTCGAGACCGACGATGTTCACGACCTACTACTCGGCAATCTGGACCATCCACACTGGAACGCAGTCGCCACGCGATGTCTGTCGTGCACGAACTGCACGATGGTGTGCCCAACTTGTTTTTGTAGCAGTGTGGAAGAAGTGTCGAATCTGGCGGAAACCGAAGTCTCACGCGTCCGGCAGTGGGATAGCTGCTTCAACATGGGGATCAGCTACACGGCTGGGGGAACCGTTCGTGCAGACGTACGAAGTCGATACCGCCAATGGCTAACGCACAAGCTTGCGACGTGGCAGGACCAATTCGACGTCTCGGGCTGCGTCGGTTGCGGTCGCTGCATCACTTGGTGCCCGGTGGGAATCGATCTGACCGAAGAAGTCGCGTCAATTCGGGACGAGCCCCAGTGATTGTCACTGACGACGCGAACGGCTTGGACGGGCGGGACACAATATCAATCAAAAGCCAATCGACCTTTCATTGTAACTGAAATGAAGAAAACGCTGCAGCCAGCGGACCAGGATTTGCAGCTGAGATCTTCTGCGACGAGCCATCGAGTGATTGTCTTACGGGAGGCATCCGCTGACGCGTCACGCAGGCCAAAACGCCTATATTGCACTAGGGAGTTGTGAGATGTCCGATTCGATTGTTGATCTGCTTGGCGAGAACGCCGCATCATTACTAGAGCACGATTGCAAGACGATCTTGCGGGAACAGCTGCACGTTCCGGGACCCGACTTTTTAGAACGCATTGTTTGCAACACGGATCGTAATCAACGGGTGATCAACAACTTGGCACGCATATTCGGTCATGGTCGTTTGGCGGGAACCGGTTATGTTTCGATCTTGCCAGTCGACCAGGGAATCGAGCACTCGGCGGGTGCTTCGTTCGCGCCCAACCCGGACTACTTCGATCCCGAGAACATCGTGCGTTTAGCGATCGACGGCGGTTGCAATGCGGTTGCGTCTACCTTCGGAGTTCTTGGATCGGTATCGCGAAAGTACGCGCATCGAATTCCGTTCTTGGTCAAGATCAACCACAACGAATTGCTTTCCTATCCGAATATCTATGACCAAGTCATGTTCGGCAGTGTTGATCGAGCCTACGATCTGGGCGCGGCGGCCGTCGGTGCGACAATCTACTTTGGATCCGCCGAATCGCGACGTCAGATTGTCGAGGTTGCCGATGCCTTCGAGCATGCTCACGAACTTGGTATGGCAACCGTGTTGTGGTGCTACCTTCGCAACAGCGAATTTAAGAAAGACAAGGACTACCATACTTCCGCAGACTTGACCGGGCAGGCCAATCACTTAGGCGTGACGCTGCAGGCCGATATTATCAAGCAGAAACTGCCAACGAACAACGGCGGGTACAACGCGATCAAGTTTGGAAAAACATCACCGCTGGTTTACGAGAAGCTGACGACGGACCATCCCATTGACTTGTGCCGCTATCAAGTCGCGAACTGCTATATGGGGCGCGCCGGGCTTATTAACTCCGGTGGAGCCTCGTCTGGAGCGTCGGACCTTGCCGAGGCCGTCACGACAGCCGTCATCAACAAGCGAGCCGGCGGAACGGGCCTGATTTCGGGTCGCAAAGCATTTCAGCGTCCGATGGTCGAGGGCATCGAGTTGCTGAACCGAATTCAGGATGTGTATTTGGACAATAAGATTACGGTGGCCTAATGAAGAACGCATTTATCGAATCTCAGTGGCAAGAACTTTGTGAACGTCTTGCAGTCGTCGCGAACCATCTTGGTGGATCGGAGGACGAAGTTTTTAATTTTCGTCATCAAGAACCGCCGGGACGATATACGGAATATCTCGACTGCGTTCGCGCGGCGGCACAGTTGGCAAACAAGTGGAGAGACAGTCAAACGCTGCGGCAACACAATGAAGAACTGATTGACGAAGCCGGTCGCGAGAGTTTCCCGGCTAGCGATCCGCCGACGTTCAGTCA
The Rubripirellula reticaptiva DNA segment above includes these coding regions:
- a CDS encoding 4Fe-4S dicluster domain-containing protein; protein product: MNATQPLAHFLKLGDLQSLVDALLQQGFDVVGPTIEQNAIVYRSIRDVQSLPQGWSDHQEPAVYRIQKTQSQQRFRFNSSPDSWKRFFFPATSEIGTAKLAGDGWKFETPEEPTPRIALLGVRACDLAAIAVQDRVFRDNQYVDAAYKRRRSAALIVAVNCSTAASTCFCTSMGTGPECESGFDLLLTETPSGYVIRPGSTRGEQLVGELPTTVATAAQTDHAKEESENARQQISKRFETDDVHDLLLGNLDHPHWNAVATRCLSCTNCTMVCPTCFCSSVEEVSNLAETEVSRVRQWDSCFNMGISYTAGGTVRADVRSRYRQWLTHKLATWQDQFDVSGCVGCGRCITWCPVGIDLTEEVASIRDEPQ
- a CDS encoding class I fructose-bisphosphate aldolase, coding for MSDSIVDLLGENAASLLEHDCKTILREQLHVPGPDFLERIVCNTDRNQRVINNLARIFGHGRLAGTGYVSILPVDQGIEHSAGASFAPNPDYFDPENIVRLAIDGGCNAVASTFGVLGSVSRKYAHRIPFLVKINHNELLSYPNIYDQVMFGSVDRAYDLGAAAVGATIYFGSAESRRQIVEVADAFEHAHELGMATVLWCYLRNSEFKKDKDYHTSADLTGQANHLGVTLQADIIKQKLPTNNGGYNAIKFGKTSPLVYEKLTTDHPIDLCRYQVANCYMGRAGLINSGGASSGASDLAEAVTTAVINKRAGGTGLISGRKAFQRPMVEGIELLNRIQDVYLDNKITVA
- a CDS encoding Crp/Fnr family transcriptional regulator, with amino-acid sequence MTPSRLRDVQLGCDLPEVDQQTIANHGRLIRLAEGETVFREGERHSWVYWIVDGSVALEMTTGGTAPMSLLTLGRADLLAWSTMLGNRRMISTATATSPVELLAFDANELRELCQSNHEIGYQIMTHVAKQLASRLLATRLQLLDLFSHPSECDQ
- a CDS encoding PEP-CTERM sorting domain-containing protein (PEP-CTERM proteins occur, often in large numbers, in the proteomes of bacteria that also encode an exosortase, a predicted intramembrane cysteine proteinase. The presence of a PEP-CTERM domain at a protein's C-terminus predicts cleavage within the sorting domain, followed by covalent anchoring to some some component of the (usually Gram-negative) cell surface. Many PEP-CTERM proteins exhibit an unusual sequence composition that includes large numbers of potential glycosylation sites. Expression of one such protein has been shown restore the ability of a bacterium to form floc, a type of biofilm.); this encodes MPRLLSGLALGAIVLFATPSQAAIISEFAPDQPGIDGLQQRIELSGLPGMSFSGFVLGIGGESNRFGTVDTVSRISGTFDPNGLLVSTIGDLLDPSHTIVLVEDYDESAGPTDIDTNDDGIADNLSRLVGIQDAIGIADSMTDLSRLYGSQLGGQDFAFTGDQPQLVFRDASVGNWYAINNPPNGQVFDINASDVASSSTFNGNPFIDSFGAINPSVISAVPEPSTTLAIGTSFAICFIRRNRRRRSKTI